The following are encoded in a window of Pelecanus crispus isolate bPelCri1 chromosome 6, bPelCri1.pri, whole genome shotgun sequence genomic DNA:
- the RHOV gene encoding rho-related GTP-binding protein RhoV, with protein MPPQELLDYSPALRRHSPPRGSGPELGIKCVLVGDGAVGKTSLVVSYTTNGYPDEYQPTALDTFSVQVLVDGAPVRIQLWDTAGQEDFDCLRSLCYPDTDVFLVCFSVVNPSSFQNITEKWIPEIRTHNPRAPVLLVGTQADLRDDVNVLISLDRYHVKPVPRPQAEGLADKIRAEAYLECSALTQKNLKEVFDMAIVSGVEHKARQEKKMTAKGIKTLSKCRWKKFFCFV; from the exons aTGCCCCCCCAGGAGCTCCTGGACTACTCGCCCGCCCTGCGGAGACACAgcccgccccggggcagcggcccGGAGCTGGGCATCAAGTGCGTGCTGGTGGGCGATGGCGCCGTGGGCAAGACCAGCCTGGTCGTCAGCTACACCACCAACGGGTACCCCGACGAGTACCAGCCCACCGCCCTCGACACCTTCTCCG TGCAGGTCCTGGTGGATGGAGCCCCAGTCCGGATCCAGCTGTGGGACACTGCTGGACAG GAGGACTTTGACTGTTTGCGCTCGCTTTGTTACCCCGACACTGACGTCTTCCTTGTCTGCTTCAGCGTGGTAAACCCAAGCTCCTTCCAAAACATTACTGAGAAATGGATCCCTGAGATACGAACTCACAACCCCCGCGCgccagtgctgctggtggggacGCAGGCAGACTTGCGGGACGATGTCAATGTCCTCATCAGCCTGGATCGCTACCACGTGAAGCCCGTGCCCCGGCCTCAGGCAGAAGGTCTGGCTGACAAAATCCGGGCTGAAGCCTACCTGGAATGCTCAGCGCTGACCCAGAAGAACCTCAAAGAAGTTTTCGACATGGCCATTGTCAGCGGTGTTGAGCACAAAGCACGGCAGGAAAAGAAGATGACCGCCAAGGGCATCAAAACTCTCTCCAAGTGCCGCTGGAAGAAGTTCTTCTGCTTTGTCTGA